One genomic window of Oncorhynchus kisutch isolate 150728-3 linkage group LG26, Okis_V2, whole genome shotgun sequence includes the following:
- the LOC109871307 gene encoding transcription factor Sp5, whose product MAAVAVLRNETLQAFLQDRTPNSSPENCKHSPLALLAATCNRIGHHHGSSPADFLQVPYDTTLGSPSRIFHPWSNEGNPQSTLSSNSTFGLSKSQLHIQSSFTSHHELPLTPPADPSYPYDFSPVKMLPCSMQSLQSSCPPTYVPAVTYAAPTAMQGFVTGHSGLVHQQQRQLSPNTGEDIPWWSLQQGNHVSHHSITTQSLGHHRFQLQRGLVMGHTDFAQYQTQIAALLHTKSPLATARRCRRCRCPNCQSSTSSDEPGKKKQHICHIPGCGKVYGKTSHLKAHLRWHSGERPFICNWLFCGKSFTRSDELQRHLRTHTGEKRFVCPDCCKRFMRSDHLAKHVKTHQNKKSKCHEKTLDLHVKREDLRNM is encoded by the exons ATGGCAGCAGTGGCTGTACTGCGGAATGAAACACTCCAGGCTTTTCTTCAG GACCGTACTCCGAACTCTTCACCAGAGAACTGCAAACACTCTCCACTGGCGCTGTTAGCTGCCACTTGTAACCGGATCGGACATCACCACGGATCAAGTCCGGCAGATTTCCTACAGGTTCCTTATGACACTACTTTAGGCTCACCATCGCGAATTTTTCATCCTTGGAGTAACGAGGGGAATCCTCAAAGCACTCTCTCTAGCAATTCTACTTTTGGACTATCTAAATCCCAACTCCACATCCAAAGCTCATTTACTTCCCACCACGAGCTCCCGCTCACCCCCCCAGCGGATCCCTCATATCCCTATGACTTTTCTCCTGTGAAGATGTTACCTTGCTCCATGCAGTCTTTGCAGTCCTCGTGCCCACCCACGTACGTCCCTGCTGTAACTTATGCAGCGCCAACTGCCATGCAAGGTTTCGTTACCGGACACTCTGGCCTTGTGCACCAGCAACAGAGACAGTTGTCCCCTAACACAGGGGAGGATATTCCGTGGTGGAGTCTCCAACAGGGAAACCACGTCAGTCACCACTCAATCACCACTCAATCCCTAGGTCACCACCGTTTCCAACTGCAGAGGGGCTTGGTAATGGGACATACAGACTTTGCGCAGTATCAGACTCAAATCGCTGCCCTCCTTCACACCAAGTCCCCCCTTGCAACAGCTCGAAGATGCCGGAGATGCAGGTGTCCAAACTGTCAGTCATCCACCTCAAGCGATGAGCCCGGCAAGAAAAAGCAACACATATGTCACATACCAGGGTGCGGGAAAGTTTATGGCAAAACTTCCCATCTCAAAGCGCACCTGAGGTGGCACTCGGGAGAGCGTCCATTTATTTGTAACTGGCTTTTCTGTGGCAAGAGTTTCACCAGGTCTGATGAGCTTCAGAGACACCTGAGGACTCATACTGGGGAGAAGCGTTTTGTTTGTCCGGATTGTTGCAAGAGGTTCATGAGGAGTGACCATTTGGCAAAACATGTCAAGACTCACCAGAACAAAAAATCAAAGTGTCACGAGAAGACACTTGATCTTCACGTTAAAAGGGAAGATTTGAGGAACATGTAG